One window from the genome of Eleginops maclovinus isolate JMC-PN-2008 ecotype Puerto Natales chromosome 15, JC_Emac_rtc_rv5, whole genome shotgun sequence encodes:
- the fam49a gene encoding CYFIP-related Rac1 interactor A isoform X1 has translation MGNLLKVLTCTELEQGPNFFLDFENAQPTEGEREVWNQVNSVLQDSENILTGLQSYKGAGQEIRDAIQNPNDFMLQERAWNSVCPLVIKLKKFYSFSLRLEEALQSLLESLTCPPFTPTQHLEREQALAKQFAEILHFTLRFDELKMRIPAIQNDFSYYRRTISRNRINNMNLDIESEVNNEMANRMSLFYAEATPMLKTLSTATTNFVTENKTLPLENTTDCLSTMASVCKVMLETPEYTSRFSSEDTLLFCMRVMVGVIILYDHVHPNGAFNKSSKIDMKGCIKVLKDQPADNVEGLLNALKFTTKHLNDESTPKNIRTMLQ, from the exons ATGGGGAATCTGTTAAAAGTGCTCACTTGCACAGAGCTTGAACAGGGGCCAAACTTTTTCCTTGACTTTGAAA ATGCACAGCCGACGGAAGGGGAGCGGGAGGTGTGGAACCAGGTGAACTCAGTCCTGCAGGACTCTGAGAACATCCTGACCGGCCTGCAATCGTACAAAGGAGCCGGCCAGGAGATCAGAgat GCAATTCAAAACCCCAACGACTTCATGCTGCAGGAGCGAGCCTGGAACTCAGTGTGCCCGCTCGTCATCAAACTCAAGAAGTTCTACAGTTTCTCCCTCAGACTAG aggaggCCCTGCAGAGTTTGTTGGAGAGCCTGACCTGTCCGCCCTTCACGCCCACCCAACACCTGGAGAGGGAGCAGGCTCTGGCCAAACAGTTTGCTGAGATCCTCCACTTCACTCTGCGCTTCGACGAGCTCAAG ATGAGAATTCCTGCCATCCAGAACGACTTCAGCTACTACAGAAGAACCATCAGTCGGAACCGGATAAACAACATGAAT TTGGACATTGAGAGTGAGGTGAACAACGAGATGGCCAATAGGATGTCTCTGTTCTACGCTGAAGCCACACCCATGCTGAAGACGCTCAGCACCGCAACCACCAACTTTGTGACAGAG AACAAGACTCTTCCACTGGAGAACACGACAGACTGTCTCAGCACCATGGCCAGCGTCTGTAAAGTCATGCTGGAGACACC GGAATACACGAGTCGGTTCAGCAGCGAGGACACGCTCCTGTTCTGTATGAGGGTCATGGTGGGAGTCATCATTCTGTATGACCACGTTCACCCCAACGGAGCCTTCAACAAATCCTCCAAGATAGac ATGAAAGGCTGCATAAAGGTCCTGAAGGATCAGCCGGCAGACAACGTAGAAGGCCTCCTGAACGCTCTCAA ATTCACCACAAAACACCTGAACGACGAGTCCACTCCGAAGAACATCCGGACGATGCTCCAGTaa
- the fbxo16 gene encoding F-box only protein 16, which produces MMPLAQRSLASSSKMQTKLSSWTPLNHAPSNSKVFEERRKLLAKWIDRWSDSQRRAVLQDLVLSCSVEQLLFLSLSVSRRLPLQAADFTCLLPRALCLYLFSFLDPRSLSRCAQVSWCWRSLVELDQLWMPKCVRLGWCLTFTPTPLEQGVWKRLYIHSVQELRLTSLQASSPQQQSVAPHVSSISSRPEDLSEVFISEEGAASSSQPTGSISRTGLRKEKQPAAPPPWRDSDRHPADILRFNYLDNLDPSEQALNMRRSLRASTCRSNTPKPGGGDQKSLSERHYKLRKAKSMMFLSSNSRPGNPPPPPPPPPPPPTLPLPPPLHHETRPSWASPSHDIPVTKETISSLLRLAQWNAGMRPGPVRSAVPRLREEALRASQRSHRSPPSIPLFEIHHWTVPFSNTHG; this is translated from the exons ATGATGCCGCTTGCACAGAGGTCACTTGCCAGCTCTTCCAAGATGCAAACCAAACTGAGCTCCTGGACACCTCTGAACCACGCTCCCTCCAACAGCAAG GTGTTTGAAGAAAGGAGGAAACTTCTGGCAAAGTGG ATTGACAGGTGGAGTGACAGCCAGAGGAGGGCGGTGCTGCAGGACCTGGTGCTGAGCTGTTCTGTGGagcagctcctcttcctcagcctcAGTGTGAGCAGACGGCTCCCCCTGCAGGCGGCTGACTTCACCTGCCTGCTGCCCCGGGCCCTCTGCCTCTACCTCTTCTCCTTCCTGGACCCCCGCAGCCTGAGCCGCTGcgcacag GTGAGCTGGTGCTGGAGGAGCCTGGTGGAGCTGGATCAGCTGTGGATGCCAAAGTGTGTGAGGCTAGGCTGGTGCCTCACTTTCACCCCGACCCCTCTGGAGCAGGGGGTGTGGAAGAGACTCTACATCCACTCTGTGCAGGAGCTGAGGCTCACCTCACTGCAG GCCTCCTCCCCCCAGCAGCAGTCGGTGGCTCCACATGTATCCTCCATCAGCAGCAGACCTGAAGATCTGTCAGAAGTCTTCATCAGTGAGGAGGGTGCGGCCTCCAGCAGCCAGCCTACAGGAAGCATCTCCAGGACAGGGTTAAGAAAGGAGAAGCAGCCGGCTGCCCCCCCACCCTGGAGAGACTCTGACAGACATCCTGCAGACATTCTGCGCTTTAACTACCTTGACAACCTGGACCCCTCTGAGCAGGCCCTGAACAT gcgGAGGTCCCTCAGAGCCTCCACCTGCCGCAGCAACACACCGAAGCCAGGCGGCGGGGACCAGAAATCCCTGTCTGAGAGGCACTACAAACTACGCAAAGCCAAATCGATG ATGTTCCTCAGCTCCAACAGCAGACCCggaaatcctcctcctcctcctcctcctcctcctcctcctcctactcttcctcttcctcctcctcttcatcatgaGACTCGACCCTCTTGGGCTTCTCCCAGTCACGACATCCCCGTAACCAAGGAGACCATCAGCAGCCTGCTGCGCCTGGCCCAGTGGAATGCTGGGATGCGCCCGGGGCCGGTGAGGTCGGCGGTGCCCCGGCTCAGGGAGGAGGCGCTCAGGGCGTCCCAGCGCTCTCACAGGAGCCCCCCCA GTATTCCCCTGTTTGAGATTCATCACTGGACTGTGcctttttcaaacacacacgGGTGA
- the fam49a gene encoding CYFIP-related Rac1 interactor A isoform X2, translated as MGNLLKVLTRDIENYPHFFLDFENAQPTEGEREVWNQVNSVLQDSENILTGLQSYKGAGQEIRDAIQNPNDFMLQERAWNSVCPLVIKLKKFYSFSLRLEEALQSLLESLTCPPFTPTQHLEREQALAKQFAEILHFTLRFDELKMRIPAIQNDFSYYRRTISRNRINNMNLDIESEVNNEMANRMSLFYAEATPMLKTLSTATTNFVTENKTLPLENTTDCLSTMASVCKVMLETPEYTSRFSSEDTLLFCMRVMVGVIILYDHVHPNGAFNKSSKIDMKGCIKVLKDQPADNVEGLLNALKFTTKHLNDESTPKNIRTMLQ; from the exons ATGGGTAACCTGCTAAAAGTCCTAACAAGGGATATAGAGAACTATCCACACTTTTTCCTGGACTTTGAAA ATGCACAGCCGACGGAAGGGGAGCGGGAGGTGTGGAACCAGGTGAACTCAGTCCTGCAGGACTCTGAGAACATCCTGACCGGCCTGCAATCGTACAAAGGAGCCGGCCAGGAGATCAGAgat GCAATTCAAAACCCCAACGACTTCATGCTGCAGGAGCGAGCCTGGAACTCAGTGTGCCCGCTCGTCATCAAACTCAAGAAGTTCTACAGTTTCTCCCTCAGACTAG aggaggCCCTGCAGAGTTTGTTGGAGAGCCTGACCTGTCCGCCCTTCACGCCCACCCAACACCTGGAGAGGGAGCAGGCTCTGGCCAAACAGTTTGCTGAGATCCTCCACTTCACTCTGCGCTTCGACGAGCTCAAG ATGAGAATTCCTGCCATCCAGAACGACTTCAGCTACTACAGAAGAACCATCAGTCGGAACCGGATAAACAACATGAAT TTGGACATTGAGAGTGAGGTGAACAACGAGATGGCCAATAGGATGTCTCTGTTCTACGCTGAAGCCACACCCATGCTGAAGACGCTCAGCACCGCAACCACCAACTTTGTGACAGAG AACAAGACTCTTCCACTGGAGAACACGACAGACTGTCTCAGCACCATGGCCAGCGTCTGTAAAGTCATGCTGGAGACACC GGAATACACGAGTCGGTTCAGCAGCGAGGACACGCTCCTGTTCTGTATGAGGGTCATGGTGGGAGTCATCATTCTGTATGACCACGTTCACCCCAACGGAGCCTTCAACAAATCCTCCAAGATAGac ATGAAAGGCTGCATAAAGGTCCTGAAGGATCAGCCGGCAGACAACGTAGAAGGCCTCCTGAACGCTCTCAA ATTCACCACAAAACACCTGAACGACGAGTCCACTCCGAAGAACATCCGGACGATGCTCCAGTaa